The Ananas comosus cultivar F153 linkage group 22, ASM154086v1, whole genome shotgun sequence genome segment TGATGCGGGTGATACCAGAAAATGTGTTCCCGATCGCATTACCTATTCAATCCTAATCAGTGGGTTGTGCAAGGCAGGCAAGCTGGATGAAGCTAAGAGAAAATTACTTGAGATGATGGGGAAAAATATTGCTCCCGACTCGCTTATCTACGACATTTTTATACATGGTTATTGTAAGCACGGAAAGATGTCATCGGCTTTCAAGGTTCTGAGAGACATGGAGAAGAAAGGGTTCGATCCAAGCACTAGAACATATAACCTGTTGATATGGGGATTGGCTAGTAAACAGCAACTCGATGAGATCCTTAAGCTGATAAATGaaatgaaagagaaaagaattcTTCCTGATGTCAGAACTTACAATTACTTGATCAAGTCACTCTGTGAAGGAGGAATGGCGTACAAAGCTCTTCCTCTTATAGAAGAGATGCTGCAAAATAACATCATCCCTAATGTAACTTCTTTTGGTCTGTTGATTAAAGCTTTATGTAAGGCTTCTGATTTTGATGCTGCCCAAGGTATATTTCACGGTGCTTTGTCTACATGCGGCGAAAAGGAAGCCATTTACAGCTTGATGTGTAATGAGCTTTGTACTTGTGGAAAAGCATTAGCGGGCAAAGAACTGCTAGAAATCGCGTTTGACAAAGGCTTTACCATCGAGAGATTCCCTTATAAGAATCTGATTGAGGAACTGTGCAAAGGAGATCATGTAGACGATGCCCAGAGTCTACTAAATACAATGATAGGTAAAGGTTATCTGTTTGATCCTGCAACTTTCATGCCGGTTATAGACGCACTCGGTAAAAGAGGAAGCAAACATGCGGCTGATATATTGTCAGAAAAGATGATGGTCATGGCAGCTCACCACGATGAGCCCAATAATGTCTCTGATTCTCACTATggtaaaaagaagaaagaagcttCTCCTGAAACTGATTGGCGTGCTATTTTACATAGGTTTGTTGATAATCTTTACTCTCTTAGTTTTGCTAAAGTTTTACGAGCTGCatatatatttgaagtattaACTGCACTATCAAGATAGTTTCTTTGGCTGCAAAACGTGTAAAAGGTATTAAAGGTCTTCGCTCTATGTAGTTCTTTTTCATTTGCAGAGCAACTAATTTCCATTGATATGCAGAGACGATGGCTCTGGGATAGCTCTAAAAATTCTCAAGCGAGTTCAGAGGGGCTGGGGTCAAGGAAGCATACCGACCCCACGACCGCAGAACAATGACTTCCTCGACGCGTGGGAAAGCACTGGCTGATTATATCATTATTTACAGTGGGCATAAATTTCAAAACCCAGCTATGAGCATTGGAGGTTGACGAAATCATATGGATTAGATCCATATTCGAGTGCTTAGCTATAAACTGTTCGTGACTTCTTCGAGGATCTGGTCAGCTGGAGTTGACTACGCACTGGAATACACAACGGAGTCCCTTCTAGGTTTCAGCCgtatgtttttaattttaattagtcaAGAAAAAAAGTATCCTGTTTGTGTTCTAATATTTCTGTTTCCCAGCTTCcttattttctttaataaatttgCCAGGATTGAAGTCTCCTCTTTCGGGTGGATCTCCAAAGTTGTTCACTGCTGTTTTCACAGAATTCTTCTTTTGAGGCAGAGCAAAGTACAATGTAGAGGTATCCTTTCTGCATACGAGAATCTTTCATTGGCTACTCagaattttgggattttgtagTTGTCACCTAGCAtgtcttgtttttttttttgttccttaaTTTCCTTTCACCTTTTGTTTGCTCTAGTGTCTGCATAGGTCCTTGTGATGCTGTGAAGCTATTGAAAGTCCAATATTGCTCTTCTTTGGAGAGAAAGTTGATGCAACTTCAGAAATCTCAATGGAAGGGTAAAAAGAATTGCAAAACCAACCCTTGGAGAATTGGCTTTGAGTAGGACACTCAGGATGACTCAAGGAAGGCTAACTATCTCCCTCTGTATAAGCAGACAAGAACGCAATGGTACTAAGAAAATAATTGAAGCTGTTGGCGAGATGAAAACTGACACTGAAGTTTTACTCTCAATTTTGATTCGACATTGCTTGTGACCATTTGTAGTCTCTTGTTTGATAGTGTTACCAGCATTCTTTATTCGTCCTTGTTCAGGTAAAGGAACAATTTCACAGGCAACAACCGAGGTGAATTAAAATACCCAAAGATGGAACTATAAAGATCCATGCTAAAACGTGCTCTCATAGGTAATTGTCAAagcaaaattatgttttttttatataattcagtGTTGTCAATGGCTTGTACATTGACTAATTAGAGAATCTAAGATACTGTACAGAGAATAAAGACAATGACATCCAGAGCTGGAGTATGAAGTTCACGCCAGAGCGAATGACTTGATTgttgatattttaaacttatatGCGGAGCGGCTAATTCTACATTTTGGAATGAGATGAATCTGAAGAGATGTTGAGCAGAGTCTTTAAGGATCAGATATATGATGTGTACTGCTGTTCCCTGGATTTTCAGGTATGACGAGTTCTTTTAGCTGCACAACCCCATTCAGTATGCTTGTAATATGGCGTGAAAATAACTCTGTAGAAACCTAGATTGTCCATTTAGAAATTCATAAAGGTCATCCTGAAGGCAAAACAGGGCCAGAAATTGGATGGATCATTATTTCTTGCAAGAATCATTATTTGGCTTTTGTCGAGTGGCGGGTTTACTCTGGTTCTTATCAACAATGAGCAGCTCATCTATGTTTCCTTCATGCGGacaacatatttaaaataattgtcAATCAAATGCTCCTTGCTGAAGGGATCtcctttttcattcttttctaaGAAGTCATATTGATGCCACAGAGATGTGACTACAGATATTTCTCCTTACGCAAGCTTAATATTCCACCTTTATTTTGGTAGATTATTCTCACCTATATGGACCAAACATTATTAAAGTCGAAGTTCAATTCCCACATCCTGTTCATTTTCTTGTTATAGTAAGTGAATCGCGTTGCTTTTGATGCTTCTTGGCAGGTTTATTGGCTGGTTGAAGAAATGCATCACAATTACTTGATGGTACCATAGATCCATAGAGACATACTGCAAAACTAAAGCGATGCATTAACAGCTGCTCTAAGTTCTGGTGCAACTTGctcttttaaaacaaaatttgacGGTTCGGGGGCCTTAATGTTTAGCAGGCAAATTACATTGAACACATTGGGTGCAGTTTGTCCCTCAACATGAATAATCTCACAACACAACTCCTTGTGCATGTTTTCTTGGCAATAATTGTTTGTGGTTTACTTCCTAAAGATCGATAACTGATAACAGCATTGTACTTGCTATGTACCTTCTATTTATCCAATAAAGAGCTTGTACTTTGCTTCGTCATTTCTTTTGTGATCTTCCTTTTCGCTGTGAAATTCTTATCACTGCTTTGCTATGTTTGTAATATTCAATTGCCTCAATTTTTGCAAACAAGTAATCTGTTCATCGATACAAGtgaaaatactaaaattaaGGAGAAATGTGTAAATAACTATTGTCCTGACAGATGACACTGTTGGAAGTTGAAGATTTCCATCGCGACAATTCAGTGACTACATACAAGCTGAAGTTCAGGCACTTCACTTCTTTTCAAGTTCCTCTGCAATCTAAGTAACTCGCTTCGACAATCCTCTGCCTGAAGGTGGGTTTCATCATCTGCAGAAAATACATGAACCATATTCTTTAACTCGATCCAACTCAACCCAGGTTCCTTTTCAAGCATCATCCCTCTTATCCTGTTCCGCATTTCAGCGACATTATCCCACATACCTACAGAGGAATATAGATTTAAAAGCAATATGTAGGTCGAAATATCATCTGGGTCCAGTGTTAGTACCCGTTCTGCTGCTTCGACCCCTTTCGACACATCTCTTAACAGAACACAAGAGCTCAGCAAAATTTTCCACAATTCAGGGGACTTATTTGCAAAAGGCGACCTGATAATCAACTCTTCTGCTTCCTGCAATAAACCTGCTCTACTCAACAAGTTCGCCATGCAAGTGTAGTGCTTGATCCCCGGAACTACGCCATCAGTCATCATGCAGAACCAATAAAACCTTCCTCTCTCTACCGAGCCCGAATGACAACATGCAGATAGAAGAGAGACATAAGTTACACGATCGGGATGCAGCCCGAGCCCTACCATCTTACTAAACAGCTTGAAGGCCTCTGCAGCGTTGCCATGGTTACCGTAGCCACCAATTATTGAATTCCAGCATTTCAGATCAGGGTGATGTAGCGAAGTAAACACTGCGAAAGCACTTTCGAGGTAACCGTTTTTGGCATACATATCAACTAGACTTCCACTGACGGACATgttcgctccatatccagcttTTATCACCTGAGAATGAAGCATTTCCCCTTGTCTTAGAACTGCGAGATCTGCCGACGAGTTTAGAGCACTGCTGAGGGAGAAACTATCAACTTTATGCCCTTCCTTAAGCATGTCGTAAAAGTAAGTCAGAGCCAACTCACCCTCGCCCAATGTCGAATGCCCCACAATCATTTCAGTCCAGATTATGACATCTTTCTCATGCATAGAATTAAACAACATCCGGGCTAAATTCGGTTCTTCATTCATAAAGTACATATTGATTAATGTATTCCCTACGTATATACTATACTCGAAACCTGCTTTGACTACTTGGGCATGAAGAGGTCTTCCGTAGTAGATAGCCCGGACATTGGCGACGGCAGAAACAACAGCAGAGAATGTATACTCATCTGGGTCGGGCCCTCCGTATAACGACGCGGCTCGCAATTGGATAAACGCATGCATCGCCTTCTCTCCATCGCCGACATCAGAATAGCCAGCTATCAGCGAATTCCAAGAGACCAAGTCCGGTTCTTCGATCCCTTCAAAAACACACAGAGCTGCTGTAATATCTGCGCAGCTAGCGTACATGTCGAGCAACGCATTGTGCATTGGCAAATCAGGTTCCATATCAGATTTAATCATCTGGGCATGTACCATTCTTCCTCCGTTCCAATCCTCCGCCTTCGCACAACCGTGCAAAGCGATTGAAAACGTGGATTGCGTCGGCGCCAGTCCCGTCCTCATCATTCCGCAAAGGAGCTCCAATCCTTGCTTAGCATGGCCATTCTTAACATAGCAGTGAATTATGCAGTTCCAAGCAATGACATCTCTCACACCCATTTCGTCGAACACTCGGCGAGCAGATCCAACACTCCCAAACTCCGCGTACATCCCCAGCAACGCCGTTTGGACACACACATTGTCCCAAAGACCAGAGATTATCACTCGGGTATGGATGATCGAACCGAAGAATGGGTCTTTGAGCGACGCCGACGCCCGAACAACGCTAGCGAGGGTCGACGTGGTGGGGCTGAGCCCGGCACGGGCCATGTCCCGGAAGAGACGGAGCGCGAGGGGGGCGCTGCGGGGGTCGCGGGAGTGCGCGGCGATCACGGCGTTGTAGGACACGGCGCTCCTCCTCACGGGCATTGCGTCGAACACCTTGCGAGCGTCGGCGAGGGCGCCGCACTTGGCGTAGAGCGAGAGGAGGTTGTTGTAGACGAAGGTGGAGGAGAGCGGGGAGGAGACGAGGAGGAGGGCGTGGAGTTGGCGAGCTTTGCGGAGGGAGTCGAGGGAGGAGGCGGCGAGGGAGAAGGGGAGCTCGAATGTGTAGgggaggaggtggcggcggcgggggagaggcgCCATGGCAGGGGAGGAAGCGTCGGAGGTGGGGGTTCTGCATCACGGAGAAGCGCTTCCTCCAGAAGCTGGAAATCGCGCGAACTGCTTCTCAAGAAGCGCTTCGGTGGAGAGGAGGAATGGCGCAcgcataaatttaatttttaatttttacaattcaaaattattttatttaaatcataacaaaaaataggaaataaatttttattttaactcatTTGATTTTCTATGGTAGTTGTTAttcaatgtaaaaaaaatgttaaataagTCGCTTATTAAAATAAGCAGGTAGTTGGATATTAAAATAAGTAGTGAGAATATCATCTCGCCCTGTaatttagtttggtattgaaattggataaagtgaagtttaaaaaaatatatataaaaatatgtttttatatttttttataaaatcgtagaaaatatatcgtaattgattaaaataatatacGAAATGTATCGAAATGTAATATAAACATAATATTTGTTTAACGTAATTTTTCACCGCAAATAACGTAATCGTCcgtaattccaaacgaagtcGTATATACATGACGGGAACTTTACATGATCGTGGGAATTAGTACGTTTGGTTTCATTTCGCggtgtaaattaaaaaataaaaataaaataaaaaacccgAAGCCCTGTCCCCTTCCCAATCCCTTTCTCCGATCCTCTGCAACCCTAATCCCCTGCAATCGGATCGATCCTCCCTGCGCTCGATCTAGGCAACGCCAtggccgacgacgacgacggcgccggcgccgccgctgcggcggaggaggagcaggaggaggaggagacgaagacgaagacgaagaagagaaGTGGCGGAGGGGGTGGATTCGTATTCCGATTGTGGAAGGGAATcttcggaggcggcggcgacgacttCGAGAAGAAGCTGGAGAACCTCTCCAAGGAGGAGGCCTCCGTCCACAAGCGCCTCAAAAAGCGCGCGCACTCCTCCCGCCGCATGGCGCGCAACGTCATTGCTCTATCGGTGGGCCTCGAGGTAGGTTGAGGATCATCACTCTtcgtctttatttttttgttgaatcGATCGGATTAATTGTGGCTAGGGATTCAATAAAACTCTGATACTTGTTGTATGATTATGTTTAGATcagtttaaaatttggttttatcTACGTTTAGATGTACAGGAATTGAATAACACCCCTCAACTTTTGATACAAATGTTTATTTTACCAATTAAatgatttttctttatttaattatgATTCTGTAAAATTTAACTATTCCGAATGCTTCTTCAGCTGATAGAACTGCGAATTTCGCTAACCAGTAACGACCGATAGTTGATGTAAtcattaatttttgtaaatatctTGTTCTTAGAACATATGAAGTACAAATGTAGCATGTTAACTATTCTTTTGATATCTGTTATAATCGGATCCTCTCCATCCTTTTTTTACCATGATGTTACTATGTTTCTTTTACAATCTGTAGATTGTTACGGCTAGCTTCGCAATAATACCAGCTTTGGTGCATCC includes the following:
- the LOC109727272 gene encoding pentatricopeptide repeat-containing protein At3g50420-like, yielding MAPLPRRRHLLPYTFELPFSLAASSLDSLRKARQLHALLLVSSPLSSTFVYNNLLSLYAKCGALADARKVFDAMPVRRSAVSYNAVIAAHSRDPRSAPLALRLFRDMARAGLSPTTSTLASVVRASASLKDPFFGSIIHTRVIISGLWDNVCVQTALLGMYAEFGSVGSARRVFDEMGVRDVIAWNCIIHCYVKNGHAKQGLELLCGMMRTGLAPTQSTFSIALHGCAKAEDWNGGRMVHAQMIKSDMEPDLPMHNALLDMYASCADITAALCVFEGIEEPDLVSWNSLIAGYSDVGDGEKAMHAFIQLRAASLYGGPDPDEYTFSAVVSAVANVRAIYYGRPLHAQVVKAGFEYSIYVGNTLINMYFMNEEPNLARMLFNSMHEKDVIIWTEMIVGHSTLGEGELALTYFYDMLKEGHKVDSFSLSSALNSSADLAVLRQGEMLHSQVIKAGYGANMSVSGSLVDMYAKNGYLESAFAVFTSLHHPDLKCWNSIIGGYGNHGNAAEAFKLFSKMVGLGLHPDRVTYVSLLSACCHSGSVERGRFYWFCMMTDGVVPGIKHYTCMANLLSRAGLLQEAEELIIRSPFANKSPELWKILLSSCVLLRDVSKGVEAAERVCGIMSLKCGTG